TGCATCTACTTTCCGCAATTTATCCATGACCGGTTTTTCCAGGAAAAGTTTCTGTAGCTTTAAATCGACCGGCTGCCAACTGAACACGATCCTGTTGACTGATATTAGTTTATTGATAGCTCTTGATGCTCCAATTCTCAGATTTTCCCATTCCGGTTTAAAATCTGACTTGAACCAAACTACCGCAGGATGATGATAGGTGCGGAAATCTCCCTGCACACCTACGCTCTTGATCGGCAGGATTTTTCCTTCTAAACCAAATTCTATTAATATCTCGTTTAGCATTTTTTCTTCTTTTTCAAAATCATCCCGAGTTGTATAAGTGTCATCCTGAGCGGAGTCGAAGGATACACTCTTCTTTGTCGCACTTCGACTACGCTCAGTGTGACAGTCATTTATCTCTGTATCCGAGCAGATAACACGGATCGCTAAACCTGGACCGGGAAAAGGATGACGATGGACCAGTTTTTTGGGTAATCCAAGTTCTTCTCCCAGTTTGCGAACTTCATCTTTGTAGAGTTCTTTAATCGGCTCAATCACACGTCCTTCTGCGATGAGTTTTGCAATTTCATCCACTCGATTGTGATGTGTTTTTATCTTAGCTGCTTTATCTGTAGAACCACTTTCGATTGTATCGGGATAGATCGTTCCCTGCACCAGCATCAATTCTGCTTCTTTTTCCAATGCTGCCAGTTCCTGATTGGCAATATCAACGAAAAGTTTACCGATTATCAAGCGTTTTGCTTCCGGTTCTACAACGCCCTTAAGTTCGTTCAGATAAAGTTCTTCCGCAGCGATGATCTTGATATTTTCGAAACCGAGTTTTTCAAAATGTTCCATGATCTCTTTGGATTCGTTCTTGCGCATGAATCCTGTGTCTACATGGATGGAAAAAATATTTTCATTCCCAACTGCCTGAATGCAAAGTTCCAGAGCAACGAGGGAATCAACTCCACCTGAAAGCAGTAGAACTAATTTTCTGCCTTTTGCTTCTTTTCGAATTTGCTGAATCAGTGTTTCTTTGAAATTTTCTGCTTTCCAGTCGCGTTTTTCAGTACAAACTGAAATGAACTTATCCAGTATATTCAAGCCGTTTGTAGTATGTGTCACTTCCGGATGGAACTGCACTCCAAAAAATTTCTGATCTTTTGATTCATAAGAAGCAACTTTTATCGAATCGGAATAAGCTGTGATGCGGCATGAATCAGGTAATTCTGAGACATGATCACCATGACTCATCCAAACTGTTTGCTGAGAATCCAAACCAGAAAACAAAGCAGAATTGTTTTCGCAGTTGATCGAAGTGAATCCGTATTCTTTGTTTTCTCCGCTTTCGATCGTTCCACCCAGCATGGCAGCCAGGATTTGATGTCCGTAGCAGATTCCCAGAATTGGACTCTGAATTTCTTCGATTTCAATGTTTATACGATACGCATCTTCAGCATTTACCGATTGCGGTCCGCCGGAAAAGATGATGCCCCCAATTTCGTCTGTAACTTCAAATTCTTCGGGGTGATAGATCTCGCTGTAAACTCCCAGGTTTCTAACTCGACGAGCAATTAGATGTGTGTATTGTCCGCCAAAATCTATAATTGCAATTTTATTCATTAATCCTCTTTCATATCTAATACTAAGCTCCCCTTTGTAAGGGGAGGGCGAGGGGTTTTGGCGGATAAATAACCAATCTTGATTTTATAAAACCCCCTCCCAGTGGAATATCCACAGGATTCCACGGGATAAATTTTGTCCCCCTTCTAAAGGGGGACTTTTTGCGTCTTTGTGATCTTTGCGGTTAAGATTTCTCTTAAGCACTTACTATAAAATTCATGTTCCACTTTCAAGCCCCTCTTTTCCACTTCTTCCAGAGAATTACAACCGTTCAAATCCACAGCTCTCTGCCTGATGATCTCGCCGGTATCAAGTCCTTCATCAACAAAATGAACAGTGATTTTAGTCTCCTTTATATTATTTTCCCAAGCCCATTCATAGCCGTGTAAACCTTGATGTTCGGTAGTATCAGCAGGATGGATATTAATAATTTTTCTGGGAAATTCCTGGATGATCTCGACAGGTAAAACCTTCATATAACCTGCTAATACAATAAAATCTGGTTTCTCCGATTTCAACCATTTCAATAAAAGCGAATTATATGTTTTCTTCTTCTTTCCTTTGGATGGAATGCAATGAGTTCTGATACCCATTTCATTAGCTTTTTGCAGTCCAGGTGCTTCAGATTTATTGGAAAAGACAGTTTGGATTTCGCAAACATCTTTCAGAATTCCAGACTGAATATTTTTGGCAATGGCAAACATATTGCTGCCACGACCACTGATCATGATAATGATTTTATTCATTTAACCTCTAATTTTTTGCACCGAACTATACTAACTAAAAGAATTTTAATCTATTATATTAGGAATCCTCTCGAAATCAAATCCTTTTCTATTATTGGGGAAATTGATAATTACACCTAATTTATAACCAGTTGCTTTTAGATAATTAAATAGCTGTGCTTTGTGAAATTTATTAATTTGATTTTCACATTTTAGTTCGATTATAATTTTCTCATCAATGATTAAGTCCGCTTTATAATCCGCAATAACTTCACCTCGATAAACAATTTGAATAAGTTTCTGAGATTCAACAAAAAAATCAAGTAATTGGAGTTCAATTACTAAAGCTCTTTCATAAACTTTCTCTAAAAAGCCATTCCCAAGTCTTTTCCGAACTTCAATACAAGCTTTTTTAATCTTGTAACACTCATCCATATAAATTAAGCTTTTCATTTTTAACCTAACAAATTCGTGTTGTTGGTTTTGTTAGTTGCTTTAGATTCATTTCGCTGCAAATTCATCCAACCAACCAGCAGTTTTACTGATCTTTCTGGTAAATATCCTGCCATTATTTCGAGCATCTTTAGCCTGATGATATTTGAAGATCATCTCATCGTTTTTGGGTCCAATAATTTCAACTTTTCCAGTTTTATGCGACATCACATATCGAAATCTTTTGCTGTGGCCATTCAGCATAGTTTTAGCTTTTTCCACAATTCGATAACCCTCCAGAATTGGAAGTTGAAAATGATTTTTTACTCGTTTCACGGGTCTGCATTGGAAAACATAATAAGGATTTATTCCGCTAGAAACCAACTTATTCTGCAGCTCTGCTAAGATGTTAGGATCGTCGTTCACACCTCTCATCAAAACAGTTTGATTATTCACGATCACTCTACTTTTTAGTAATTTCGAAATTGCTCTGCGTAATTCCGGTGTGATTTCTCTGGGATGATCTACATGAGTTACAAAATATATCTGTTTGATCTTTGAATGTTTTTTTAGAGCTGCTAATAATTCATAACTATCATAGATTCTGCTTGGCAAGTAAACAGGAACTTTCGTCCCAAATCTTATGAAATCAATATGCGGAATGGTTGTAAGTTTTTCCAGGAATCGGATAATAATTTTAGTAGAAAGTACCAAGGGATCTCCCCCAGTTATCAAAATGTTATTTACTTCCGGATGTTTATTGATATACGTAACTGCTTTATTTATGTTATTTAAGACTTCATCTTTAGTAACACCGACCAGTCTTTTCCTGAAGCAGAAGCGACAATAGCTTGCACAACGATGAGTTGACAAGATTAATACTGTTTGTGGATATTTATGTTGAAATCCTAAAAACTTTGTATTGCTCAATTCACCGCTTGTATCATAAGAGCCAGTAACATCCATTTCCTGTTTGGCAGGTATCACCATTTTCTTTATTGGATCATCCGAATCTTTGAAATCAATAAGAGACAAATAGTGACGTGAGACGCTCATTGGATGTATATCAATAACCTTTTTCAGCCATTTTTCATCATCTTTGGAAATTGGTAAAAACTTCTTCAATTGATCAATCGTGATAATGTTCTTTTTCAATTCATTTTTCCAGTACATCAAAACCTCCCAATTTAATCATTTTCCAATATAAAGTTTAAAATAATTTTTTTCTTTTACCAATATCTTTTCGATAAAACATATCATCAAAAAAGTAATTATTCACCTTCTCATAAGCTTTTTGGATAGCATTATCCAGAGTTTCACCATGAGAAACAATATTTAAAACGCGACCACCTGAAGTTACAATTTCACCATCCATTTTTTTTGTTCCGGCATGAAAGATCAATTCATCAGCTTTTTCCAAACCACAAATTGGATAACCTTTTTTGTAAGCTTTGGGATAACCGCCGGAAACCAGTACCACATCCACAAAAAAACCAGCGTTGAACTCCATCTGATAATCTTTTAATGAACCATCAAAGCAGCTTAAAACCAGTCTCAGCAAATCACTTTTCATCG
This Candidatus Cloacimonadota bacterium DNA region includes the following protein-coding sequences:
- the guaA gene encoding glutamine-hydrolyzing GMP synthase is translated as MNKIAIIDFGGQYTHLIARRVRNLGVYSEIYHPEEFEVTDEIGGIIFSGGPQSVNAEDAYRINIEIEEIQSPILGICYGHQILAAMLGGTIESGENKEYGFTSINCENNSALFSGLDSQQTVWMSHGDHVSELPDSCRITAYSDSIKVASYESKDQKFFGVQFHPEVTHTTNGLNILDKFISVCTEKRDWKAENFKETLIQQIRKEAKGRKLVLLLSGGVDSLVALELCIQAVGNENIFSIHVDTGFMRKNESKEIMEHFEKLGFENIKIIAAEELYLNELKGVVEPEAKRLIIGKLFVDIANQELAALEKEAELMLVQGTIYPDTIESGSTDKAAKIKTHHNRVDEIAKLIAEGRVIEPIKELYKDEVRKLGEELGLPKKLVHRHPFPGPGLAIRVICSDTEINDCHTERSRSATKKSVSFDSAQDDTYTTRDDFEKEEKMLNEILIEFGLEGKILPIKSVGVQGDFRTYHHPAVVWFKSDFKPEWENLRIGASRAINKLISVNRIVFSWQPVDLKLQKLFLEKPVMDKLRKVDAVLRQETDHIPEIWQMPVVALPLYQNKKQAFVIRPVCSTDAMTASVYEMDFAEFERLTRLIQKINGVGNLLYDVTTKPPGTIEWE
- a CDS encoding KamA family radical SAM protein, which gives rise to MYWKNELKKNIITIDQLKKFLPISKDDEKWLKKVIDIHPMSVSRHYLSLIDFKDSDDPIKKMVIPAKQEMDVTGSYDTSGELSNTKFLGFQHKYPQTVLILSTHRCASYCRFCFRKRLVGVTKDEVLNNINKAVTYINKHPEVNNILITGGDPLVLSTKIIIRFLEKLTTIPHIDFIRFGTKVPVYLPSRIYDSYELLAALKKHSKIKQIYFVTHVDHPREITPELRRAISKLLKSRVIVNNQTVLMRGVNDDPNILAELQNKLVSSGINPYYVFQCRPVKRVKNHFQLPILEGYRIVEKAKTMLNGHSKRFRYVMSHKTGKVEIIGPKNDEMIFKYHQAKDARNNGRIFTRKISKTAGWLDEFAAK
- the purN gene encoding phosphoribosylglycinamide formyltransferase, giving the protein MNKIIIMISGRGSNMFAIAKNIQSGILKDVCEIQTVFSNKSEAPGLQKANEMGIRTHCIPSKGKKKKTYNSLLLKWLKSEKPDFIVLAGYMKVLPVEIIQEFPRKIINIHPADTTEHQGLHGYEWAWENNIKETKITVHFVDEGLDTGEIIRQRAVDLNGCNSLEEVEKRGLKVEHEFYSKCLREILTAKITKTQKVPL
- a CDS encoding GxxExxY protein — encoded protein: MKSLIYMDECYKIKKACIEVRKRLGNGFLEKVYERALVIELQLLDFFVESQKLIQIVYRGEVIADYKADLIIDEKIIIELKCENQINKFHKAQLFNYLKATGYKLGVIINFPNNRKGFDFERIPNIID